The proteins below come from a single Mustela erminea isolate mMusErm1 chromosome 14, mMusErm1.Pri, whole genome shotgun sequence genomic window:
- the LOC116573475 gene encoding glycine-rich cell wall structural protein 1.0-like has protein sequence MHLRSGRERRGGGEELEAGEGPAGRRKRGRTSAEGGSSAARGGEELEAGNGGAGRKRRGHTCAEGGSGAVVARSWSPPTEERGGEDGYALAQREGAALRGGGGELELCSWQLVLGKCVYP, from the exons ATGCACTTGCGCAGCGGGAGGGAGCGGCGCGGGG GCGGCGAGGAGCTGGAGGCGGGTGAAGGACCAGCCGGGAGGAGAAAACGGGGACGCACttctgcagagggagggagcagcgCGGCGCGGGGCGGCGAGGAGCTGGAGGCCGGGAACGGAGGAGCGGGAAGAAAAAGGCGGGGACACACctgtgcagagggagggagcggcGCAGTGGTGGCGAGGAGCTGGAGTCCCCCAACGGAGGAGCGGGGAGGAGAAGACGGTTACGCACTTGCTCAGAGGGAGGGAGCGGCGCTGAGAGGTGGCGGCGGGGAGCTAGAACTCTGCTCCTGGCAGTTAGTGCTGGGAAAGTGCGTCTACCCTTAA